In bacterium, the genomic stretch TTGAGCAAAGGCCGTATTCTGGACTTTCTGGCTATCCTACTCTTGAGTATCTGGAACTTGAGGGGACATTGAGCTCTGAGTCTGGAGAGCGATTGAAAGCGGTATCAGATATCTTGGCAGATATGCATCCTGCAACCATACGATTTCTAGAAAATTATAAACGTTCCACCATCCCGCTTCCAAATCGTGATATCGAGTCTCTTGATAAGCATGTAAGAGAGCTCGCGAGGTATTGGGATAATCAGCAACACTTTGAAAGAGAAGTAAAACAGCGGGCTCAAGATGGATGGGATATAGTCAGCCATCTTGGAAACCTCGCCTTTCTTGCTCGAAAGGGTCTGAAGATTCAAGAGGCACGAATTTTAAATATCAAGAATACGCAACAAAATGTTGTGGCGGGAGTAGTAGAAGAAGTGAAAAAGGGAGTTTATCAAGAGTGTAATGGAGTGCTGAATCTGAAAGAAATGACTAACGTGCTACAAAGGCGCCTGCAGGATTCTCGCTCGGTCAAACCACATATTCAGAGAACAGTGAACGACATCATGCAGGCTCAGATGAAAGAGGCGCGTCCCGAACAGAGACGTAAAATGGAAGAATTTCTGTTGGCAGTCGGTGATGTGATTTCGGAGGAACCAGATGTGCGACGTAAACTCAGTAGTGCTTGTGAGGATGCGCGCACGGTGTGCTCAGCAAGGGCTGATATCTCTCAATTGAGAGATTTGATCAACAGCCCGACCAGAAATTTAGAACCGCGCAGGATGTTGCAATGGTTGGGTGACTTAAGCACGATATGTGAGGATGGCATTCAAGGCGTAGATCAACACGTACGTGCGGCGCATACAGTATGGGAAAGAGAGCGGCGCGGCGATGCAACGCAGAGTTTGGTAGGTTTTGTAGTAGAAGCACGTAGTGTGCTAGAGCTTCAAAACAAGGGTTTTAAGATAGAGGCTATAAGCCAAGTTCATGAACGCCCATACTTTGAGTTTGACATGACTGGAATTGCTCCAGATGGAAAGCCTTGTGTTATTGAGGTTAAGCAGAGTCTGCAAGCTATTCATCGAAAAGATCGAGAGAATATAGAAGAAACGCAGCCCTTTCGTTTTCTTGCGGCAGCAAAGGCCTGTGGAAAGAAGCCATTACTTGCTATTAGCTCTTATCGAAGAGATGAACTCAACCACTTTTCCCCCGGGATATCGTATCTATTTGATCGCTTACAGGAGCAAGGATTTGAGCGCCCACAGATATACAACATACTGACAGGCAGCTATATGAGCTTTTGAACGTCACATTGCTTGAGATAAAGTACAAGACACACTAGACTTTACTCTCCGGCATTGAGCAGAGCCGATTATTACTGCCAATATTTTCGATGTGAAGGAAATCAATTTATGGAAATAATGATAGAAGAGCTACAAGTTCCTATTCGTATCGGGTGTACGGAAGAAGAGCGAGCATTTCCTCAGATTTTAATTTTTGATCTTGTTCTATCTTTGACGGATGGAAAAAGTATGGAGAGTGATAGCCTTTCCGATACCATTGACTATATGGCTGTCATAGAACGTATACAAGGGATTACCGCTGGGAAAGATTTTCACCTGTTAGAGCATCTCTCTGCTACGATTGGCAAAGGATTACTTGAAGCTCATGAAAAGCTTGAAGCGGTTGCCATCTCAGTAAGAAAGCATGTGTCTCCTCTGACCAAGGCGGTCTCGTTTTCCGCGGAGTTCGTGCGTTCAGAGTAAGAAGGACCTGTGCGGGTGCATTTCTCACTACAAACCATTCTTGTATTATTACTCGCAACGAGCGTTTTTTATAGCGGTATGTATCAACTATCGCTAACTCCCCCTAAGGGCAAGAGCTTTGCGCAAGTAGAGACTGAACGTGCTCTGACATTTCGTTATCACAATCAGGCGGCAGAGAAACAAGCACTTGTGTACATCCACGGCAAGTTGGGTTCTGCAAATGACATTATTTACTCGCCCTTGAAACAAAAGCTGGAAGAGCAGTTTGCACTCTTTGCCTATGATCGGCCCGGATCGGGACACTCCCTAGAGAGAGATGGATACTGGTCGTGGTCTCCTGATGACTTTTCAGAGCACTTAAACGAGCTCCTCAACACAGAGGAGTTAACAGAACCTGCGATTCTTTTAGCCCATTCCTGGGGTGGAGCGATTGCTTTAAGCTATGCGCTTCGTTATCCCGAGAAAGTGCGGGGTATGGTGTTGCTTGCTCCAGCTGCATATCCCTGGCCAGGAAGGTTTGCTACCTCTCCGAGTGACTGGTTTGTCTCATCGTATGTCCTTTCAGAGTTCTATTTGAGGACGGTATTCGTTCCGCTTGGGAAAGTGTTTGGGAAATCAGTGGCAGAGGCTGTCTTTTCGCCATCCCCATTGCCTCAGCCATTTATAAAGCATGTTTTTCCACTTGCTCTTCAGCCAGCAGCATTTCAGATGGCTGCACGAGATACTATGGAGTTACGCGAGGCTCTAAAGAAGCAGTCGATTCACTATCCTCGTATTGAATCTCCAACCATTATACTCTCGAGTCCCAATGATACGGTGGTACCACCTCAGATACATGGTGGGCCACTCTCTGAGGCTCTGCCACGAGGTGAAATCCGGTATGTGGAGAACGTTGGGCATAATTTTATCTATACTGCTTCAGACTCGATTATCGAGGCCGTCCGCGACATATCGAACCAAAAGGTTCCCCATGGCAAAGCTGATTGAGCACATGGACATTCTTCAGTAAGCTCTTAAGCATAGTGCGTTCACAACAGGAGTGAAAAGGAAAAGAATATGTTTTTTCGACAGATCTATGACACCTCGTTAGCACAGGCTGCATATTTGGTTGGTTGTCAAAAGAGTGGGGAGGCAATTGTTATTGATCCTGAGCGTGATGTTGACAGGTATCGAGAAGTCGCAGCAGCAGAGGGGTTACAAATTGTTGCAGTAGCCGAAACACATATTCACGCAGACTTTCTTTCAGGAGCGAGAGAATTTGCAGAGCATGATGATGTTATGCTTTATCTCTCTGATGAGGGTGATCAGGACTGGAAATATGGGTGGCTTCATTCGAGGCAGAGCCATACTGCTCCCTATCGTCATACGCTCTTAAGAGATGGCGATTGCTTTCATATCGGAAATATTCGATTCGATGTCCGCCATACCCCTGGACACACACCAGAGCATATTAGTTTCCTTGTAACTGATGAGGGAGGCGGAGCTTCTGAGCCAATGGGCATTCTCTCCGGAGACTTCGTCTTCGTTGGAGACCTTGGTCGACCCGATTTACTTGAGGTTGCTGCTGGAATCGCCGCACAGAAGGAGCCTTCAGCGCGAAGCCTCCTTGAGTCCTCAGTGAACTTTCTTGATCTTCCAGATTACCTACAGGTATGGCCTGCGCATGGTGCGGGAAGTGCTTGTGGAAAGGCACTTGGCGCAGTGCCGCAGAGTACCGTCGGGTACGAGAGACGCTTTAATCCAGGACTCAAACTTACTTCAGAACAAGATCGTTTTTTGGCGTATGTGCTTGAGGGGCAACCTGAACCACCACTCTACTTCGCTCGCATGAAGGTGCAAAATAGAGACGGAGTTCCTCTCTTACCTGAAAAACCTCTTCCCGAAGAACCGCTTTCTGTTAGTAAACTGACGGCAGAGGAGATACAGAATTTTTCTGTACTTGATACCCGCGCATGGAATGCTTTCAAAGCAAGCCATATTACTGGGGCGCTCTTTGTTCCTCTCGGAGCGTCCTTTCTGTCACTTGCAGGTTCGTATGTCTCTCCTGAGGAAGAAATAGTCTTGGTAGTCGAGGCAATAACAGAATTTCATGCAGCCGTCAGTGCGTTAAGACGAATTGGGCTTGACCGGGTCTCTGGCTATATTCTCTTCGATGATATTGCGAACTGCTCAGCAGAGATTCTTGCCTCTACTCAAGAGATTCAGCCAACAGATTTCCTGAGACAGTACCAGAAAGATAGCATCTTTGTTCTTGATGTGCGGAGCCATGTTGAGCATGAGCAGGGGGCACTTGCGGGAGCAGTGAACTATCCACACCTTCTCTTGCCGAAGTTCCTCCAGAATCTTCCATCGGAGCAAGATATCTACATTCACTGTCGTTCAGGAGTGCGATCAGCATATTCTTGCGCGCTTTTAGAAAAAGAGGGGCTGCATCCCATCAATATTATTGGTGGGTATGAAGCGCTTAAGGGGTCAGAAGGCTAGCTTTCAGAAATTGTCTTATAACTGTGCGTACAATTACGCCCTGCCACGGTTATTTCGTTCCAAATAGACGGTCTCCTGCGTCTCCTAAACCCGGGAGAATATATTTGTGATCATTTAATGCGTCATCAAGTGCTGCTGTATATATGGGAACATCTGGATGATGCTGATGGAGTTCTTTCACACCCTCTGGAGCTGAGACCAAACTCATAAACTTGAGAGAGCGCGGCCGCAGAGGCTTAATCCGATCAAGTGCGGCACATGCCGAGTGCCCGGTTGCTAACATCGGATCAACGACGATGCAATCTCGCTCTTCTAAGGCATTCGGTACCTTAAAGTAATACTCCACGGCTTCTAGTGATTCTGGATCTCGAAACAGCCCAATATGACCCACCCGGGCAGAGGGAATGAGTTCTAGCATCCCATCCAAGAAGCCAAGCCCAGCTCGTAAAATTGCGATCAGGGCTAACTTTTTCCCTTCGATAAAAGGAGCCTTCATCTCTGTGAGCGGCGTTTGAATTCTTTGATGGGAAATCGGGAAGTCTCTTGTAACCTCAAATGCCATAAGATAACTGATCTCTCGCAACAGTTTTCGAAAGTCGCCAGAGCTCGTATCTTTATCTCTCATTAATGATAACTTATGTTGAATAAGGGGATGATCAATAATCTGCAGTTGGGGTGTCATAGGAGTCCTTCACAATCCTTTTCTTAAGGTATTTCAGCCTGCTGCACTGCGAGGTGCCTGAATTCACGAGGCGCCTGAATTCACGAGGCGCCTGAATTATACAACAGATATCGGGCGCATCAGCAAATTGTTCTTTTTAGGGTAAGCCACAATTTACCTTGAATCCTCTCTAAGTTGTCTATTATGTTCTGAATATGGAGAGGTACAGGTATTCACGAGATGAAAGAAGCAAAAATTTTGAGTAGGTGTTCGATACTGTTTACTATTTGATAAGGGGGCAGTAAGGAAACCGCTTATGCTATCTCGTTCTAAAGACACGGGCTGTCCTATAGAGAATCTTGCTATCTCTTGCTCAAGTTTGCCGCCTGTTGAGCAGCCACTTTTTTCACATGTAAGGAGAGCTTACTCTCAAGAAGAAACCGTTCAGAGCTTGAATATGAGGGAAGTAAACCTCGTTGAGCGCCCCTTTGTTTCCTCAAGCCATCTTGTCTCATTGATCAATAAGTTAGACAGACCTTTACGTGAACGCGTTGGCAGAAACAATGGTGGATTTGAGCATGGAGAGCCCAGAGACTTTTTTTCCTGTACTTTCTATCCAAAACTTGCAAATCCAACCCTCAACGGTTCGTTCTTTAGAGAAGTTTCAATCAGCAGAGAAGAAGAAACTGCGCTTAAAGAAGCTCTGACGGAACTCATCGCTCCGCTTCAAGACAGGTATCCAGGGCAGATACACAGGGTTCATCTGGGACTGCTCATGAGTATCACCTCGAGTCAGCAAACGGGCCATCCGGCACACACGGACTATGATTCAATTGAGAGAGCAATGTGGTATCCAAATACCAATGATGATGCACTACATGTTCCTGATCATGAGAGTACATTATTCGATAGAAAGGCGCTCTTTCAGGCGGAGGATCCTGAAACTGAGTTGTCGGGACTGCCCATTTACAGGGGAAAGGGAGGGAACTTTTTCTATATCAAGTGTGAGCATACATTGGATGGAGAGCCTCTCGTTCACTGGAGTCCTCCTGAAAGACGGCGGAGCGCCTTATATTTTCGTTCAAGGGTGCTATCAGAGAAATTTCGCGCTCGTTAGTTAGAGCTCGTTGTTTGAATCTCGTCCGCGTTCTATATCAGCGATAAGAGAGGAAGGAATCTTTGCGCTGAGAGATAACAGTCTGGGATTGAGAACAAGTGAGAAGTTCTTGATATCTTTGTTATCAAAGCGCATTGCCAGAGAGCCATCTATTTTTTTTGTGATCTGGCATCTGTCGTCAATTCTTTTATCTTCGACACTCTCATAGTTGAGCAGGTCTCGCATTCTCTCTCTTAAGTAGTGACCAAGATAGTGGTCGCCCGAGTTTTTTAGTCCTTGAAAGTTTGTCTTTGCTTCTTGAAATGCTATTGGAGAAAGTACTGGTAGTATAGACCAGTGGAAAAAAGAATCCTTTCCAGAAGAGACTTGAGCATCAGCATCAAGAAAGTGAAGGAAGTGTGCAACTGAATTTCTGAAAGTGAAAAAGGTCTTATCGCTGGGCATCAAAACATAAGCCTGCTCTTTTCCTGGCTTGTAAATCTCGAGCATTGCAGTATATGAGCTTCTCACAACGTCTTTTCCATTTTTGGTGGTAATGACACTTTGTCTGTGCGGGTTTATGACGCGCACCTGATGAGACAAGAGAATTTCCTCTGGGAAGAGGTGTGCGAGGTGGTCTGCAAGCGAGGTTATGACGCTCTTTGCAATGCCCTCCTTGCCGATAAACGATGCTTCTCCAGAAAAACTTTTGATACCCTCGCGTCTACTGACCAAAAAGTTCTTATATGCATCATTTACATTGGAGGCTGGTTTTTGGTCCCACTCGTTATTATAAAAATGGTGCAGGGGATCTTCAAACATTTGCTGGTTTTTCCTGGTAGCTCTTTAGTAAAATTTAATCTTTCGTTCTTCTCTATACCTAATAAGACCCGAAGGGAAATGGCAATCGATATTGAGTAAGTAAGGGTTATGCTCGATATGATTATAGGAATCTGGAACCATCACCCTCTTTGGTTTTGAAACTATTTTTCACTTTTGTACAGCACAGGAATTTTATGGGAGATCGTATCCTTAAGGAAATGTTTTGCTATTCTTCAGTCCTGCGCGAGGAGCTTTGCGGGTCCTATACCCCTTAATGCGCTGTTGTTACTAATTTTCTATCTGCTAAGGGCTGTCTATGACACAGAGGAGTCTGAGCTGGTCTGTTTTCGGTGGCCTGTGCGGAACGCGATTGCCTTCAAACAAGACCACATCAGTCTCTCGAACTTGTTTTAGTTCGGCTCCTTGCCGGAGAAGTTGAGAGCAGCTTTTCCCATTCATAATCAAGTTGAGTTTATCTGAGTATACTTCCTCGGGAAGTACCCATTCCATACCAGGACCTACTAAGGTAGAGAGTAGCCTCTTGCCTCGAACATCTAAATGAAATCCCTCACCTGGAAATGCTTCATTCCGACTACTTGGGATGGTGGTCCTGAGGCTTAGGCTGAACTGAGTACTACCAGAGTATTCTCTTTGAAGATCAACCAGAGAGCTTAAATAATTAGCGACCTGAAGACGTTCATCTTTATTCATGCGTTTCATTTTTTTTGTGAGTGCCGAATAAATCTTTCTCTCATGATTGGTGCGATGGTCGCCTTTCACGAGAATGTTTGGACAAGAAATCCCAATCTCTTTACGAAGAGCATTACTAATGCGTTCGATGTGAGGGGAAGGAGAGAATGTGTTTATAAGAGGGGATATGCTTGGATGTGGTCGCAAGGTGATTTCAGAGGTGCTTTCTTGAGAAGAGAGACTACTGCCATTTTGATCACGGGCATCGCTATCCACGCGAGCTTTGTCGTGGCGCGATAGGGGTTGAAAATCATATTCCGCGAGAGACGGAATACGTGACTGACGGCCACTCTTCTCTGGTTCATGTGCTGGTGAGGTCATATGAGGAATAGGGTAACATACATTGAAGGTCCTGCTCGTGTTTTTTCGTCAGGAAGTAATATTTTCCTCACTAGGAATTCTGATACAACCTGTCTATATGCGGTCAGATGTTTAATCGGAAAGCTCCCTGTAGAGCTTTGAGGCAGCTTTCGTAAATGCTTCAGCATTGTGGGCTTCATCATCTTGCAGTGCCGTGTAAAGATCTTCCAGGGATTCCCCGTACTGTCGTTCTAAACGTTTTGATGAGGCCACTAAACTTGAAAGTCCCATTAAAATCTGTTCCGCCTCTTCGTATTGAAAATGGGGCCGGGTAGAAAAGTGTGTAACCTCCCGAAAGAGTTTCTCTAACAATTCATCGTTGTATTCAATAGCATTTACCTTTTTAAGAACTCTCTCAATCATTAACGTTTGGAGTTGTTTGAGGGTATTTTCACCAGAACCAGCCTTGTACTCCTCGTGGAGCGTTTCAAGGAGAGCATCTACATGAGTGGCGGCATCCTGATCGATTACTCGAAGCACGGTCGAAATAAGGGTAAGTGAGGAGACGTTAAGTCTGAGTTCACCAGCCCGCTGACCAAAATCTCTAAACTTCCATCGATCTTCTTTTAGGCTATGGTGGCATGATTCACAGGTAAAGAGTGAAAGCTCTGGCCAGATACCATTTTTTGAGCGAATGGGGGAGATTAATGCCTTTAGTTGTTCAGAGCTAAGAATTGTCTGTCCGATGAGCCAAGCCTTTGCCGCGACATAGTCACCCTTCCTTTCCTTGTAGTCTTCATCCAATTCCCAGTGTTGCGGTTGAATCATACTGAAGGTGTCCAGCTCGAAAGTAAGGCGGGGATGTCCTGCTCCTATGAGGCGATGATTCACAATCTTATCTTCTGTTCCGTAATGGCAAGAGAGGCAGAGTTGTGAGCGAGCCTTGAGGTCGGTCAGGTCCTTGAGTCCCTGATTTACATTCTCTGCGTGAGTTGTTCCCGCCTCTACATGAGAGCGAATCCACTTACTTGCGGCTCCATGACAGGACTCACATCCTACTCCATCTTCATAAGTGAACTTTTCACCGTGCATGCCTTGGGGAACATACGTGGTGTGACACTCTAAGCAGAGAGGCTCTCTCTCAGGGTGTTGTATATCCAAGTGTTTGGCAATTTTTTGGGCGTCATCTTCCAGGAGAACTTTCCATGCTTTGCTATGTTGCCCGTGTCTGTGCCAAGTCGAAAATTCATTCTGCAGTACGTTGGTTGTTTTTCGAGGGGAGGTAGCCCCATGACAACTCGAGGACGCACAGGTGGCTACGCCGAGGTATTTGGTCTCTTCTGCGTTGATCCGAGAGGGAGCAAGAGTCAAGAGAAGAGATAATAATGCAATCAGATATGGTAGTTGAAGCATAAAGACTGAGCCTTGCGCAATCTGAGTTTCGACCGCATGTACCGATCAATAATCATGCGAATAATGTTGGTGAACCTCAGGAGTATTGTCTGAAAAAGCCGACCAGCAACGCAAGATGTAATCTATGCCTCTCCACAAATAATTCTCTTGTCCCACTTCGTATTGGGTATGAGCATCATTGATGATTGCTACCTAGTCGTTAGAGATCCTCTAGTCGGCGAAATATTCTATTCCCCTCTTCCCAGCAGATACCAGCTTCTCTCCATGAATCGAGTTTGTTCTCAAGGGTTCGTGAGGCTGTTGCAATCTGTCCTAACGCAGTTCGTAGTAGTTTTCTTTCTGCTGGGTGATGAGTCTTTGCCATGGCAGCCATTTCTAAAATCTTGGCTGCACTTCTTCGATAGCGTTGAGACAGTTCGGGCTGATCACAGGAATCATAGTAGTCGGCAAGATACGTGAGAGAAAAACCGGCGCCGGCATATTCTTTGTCCTTTAAGGCTAGGGAGATGGCATGCGATAGCACATTGATAGCCTTTTCAGGCTCCCCAGACTCATAAAGTTTTCTTGCTCCGAGGTTTAAGCTTTTTTGAGCAAGTCTGGAGGCACTTCTGATTCGACTCACGTTAGTTCCGATAGTTCCGACTTTCTCGAAGAGCGAAGCCATTCTCAAGTGAGTTTCTACACTGATTCTATCGGTATTGCCTTTAAACTGAGATGTTTCGTACAAGTGAATACTCCAAGCAAGATGGAAAGCTGCTGTTGCTCTCATCTCTCTAGGAATAGAAGTGCAGTCTTCAGTTCCACTCAGAAATTGGACTGCTAATTTGCTCATGTTCCTTTGAAGGCTCCAGTCCTGCCTATCGGAAGCGAGCACGGCCAGATCTTCGTATCTAATTCCCAATGATACGCCCAGAAGATTTTTCTGATAATCATCGATGCACATGGGAATTGCAGCTGAGATTTTCTCTATCGCTTTTTGAGATGCTGTATCGGTCTTTCTGTCCCAACTCCTTTGCCTTTTCCTCATAACGGCGGCGCTTTGAGCGGCATGAGCTTGTTGAATCGCTGCATGTATCGAAAAACGCAATTTTAATAGTCCACTGAGGTTGGGCAAAGCGTCCTGACAAAACTGCGCTGCACGTTCATGAAAATCGAATGCTTCTTTATGGTATCCTATCTTGCGATAGCCATGACCGAGTCTTCCATGAATAGTTGCAAGTCCAATAAGATCGCCAGACTCCTCAAGAATTAATTCCGCACGCTCACTTGCTTTTAGGGCTGAGTTCAAATCATCGGTCTTGAGGAGGTGCGTAATATATGACTTGTAAGATTTGCCGAGTTCAGATAGGTGTTCTGCTCGCTGAGCTGAGCCTTTTGGGAAGAGTGTGAGGTCTTGTTCTCCACGAGTGATAACAGAATTATATGCTGCCGAGAGTTCTGAAGCCCAGTTTGGTGAGCCTACAATCAATCCGTTCAATTGGACATATCGAATCCACGTTTTGCCGAAATGAAGCTCTTGGTCCAGTGGCATCGGAGTTTTTGAGAGGTCCGATGCGAGTCGTTGACAATCTTCCAGACAGCGGAGGGCTACGTCATCCTCAGCTAATTGGTAAAAATAATCTGCAAGATTCGTATGCTGAGCGAGCTCGAAGATTTTATAACGAGTCGTTTTGATCTGCTCGCTTTTTTCTTGTTGTTGACTTGCCTGATAGTATTGCACTGCTTTTTCACAAGAGGAGATGGCACTTGGGACATCGTCGTGTTCAGCCTGCAGTCTTGCAATAGCCGCAAATTGTTGAGCTTGGATCGGCGTAGCTCGCACTTCTTTTGCAAGTTGTAAAAGCTTGTTTCGTCCGTCAACGATAATGGTGACAAGGTCTTTTTGAATTTTAGGAATCCGAATGTATGAGGCTGTGCTCGTTAGTACAGAGAGCGTCTTGAAAGGATCTTGATTCAGGTTGTTGATGATAGTTTTAGAGGCTCCCATGATTTCCGGGTGCGTATGATCTGGAGAGCAGTCGTTAGCGAATATTTTCTGACAGAGTCTGCTAGGAATCAGGCCAGTGATATGATGGAAGCGTTCAGTATCAAAGGATTTCGTTTGGGAGGACCGCTCGATAATAGCGCTGAGAAACTCGTTCTCAAGGTGTGAAGCTAGGAGTGGTTGTTCACTTTTGCGGCTCGATTCCATCAAAGGAGCAATCTCGAGCGGTTTGAGAGCATCATCGTCTGGAGAGGATTGGTGATCGTCGAATTGATTCGAGAGAGGGGTCTCCATTACAGTAGGAACTCCTGAGTGCAGAGAACCTCGGCTCTTTTCAGGTAATTAGGATACTGAACCGAAAAATTGAGACAGATTGTTTCAGGAGAAGAGAGTGTAGATTCCCACGGCTTGCCCGAAGTAAGCTTTTCTAGTTTACTATGATAAAACACCATTATTTTCCGCCCCCAAATGCCGTTATGCAACATATTGAAGACGACTCACCTAATCAAGAGCCAAACGAGGAAAATCTTTCACGAGGCGATGAGGATTCACTCAGTCTACCGTCTGGATATCGGAATGAGCAGGATGGAGCTAGTGATTTGGAACAAGAATCAAGCTCTCAATACTTCAAAGAAGAGGCCCCTGACCATGTAGAGCAAGCTATGTATGCTCAGGCGATAGATTCTGTGGAAGCATTCCTGGATGCTGCCATGGCACGGAGAGCGCCAGTGCAAGAGCTTTTTGGAGATGCAGTTATCGGTGGAAATGGAAAAATTTTAAAAATAGATCTATTTCCTCAAGGATATGAGAGATCTGATGTTGTCTTTCAAGGAGCTGTTATTGAAGTTGATGCCAGTAAACTTTTCTCGGGAATACTTCGATTTGAAAAAAATACGACCCTTAATAAGACAGACAAGGAAGTTGAAATATCAATCACGATGCTTTCTTCTGATGCAAACACTCCTTCTTCTAATGCGAACAACGGGAGTGAGTTGCCGATTCTCTACGGAGAAGTGGCAGAATACGTTGCAGAGAGAGTAGATCAACATCAAGAAAACATCTCAAATTGGATTTCGGAGAGAACAGCTCAGTTATTTGTGGATCATTTGTCGGAGCTCAATTTGGAGGAGATTCCAAATCTGGATCTTTATTGGCAATCGTCAAGGGAGGGGTTTGGCAGCGCCGATGTCTCGTTTCTGCTCGGGAACAGCAAGATAGGTATCCACCAGTCAAATAGTCTTGAGGGCCAAGAGTTGCGCTCCTTTGTAACGCTCGAGGCGGATGCAAGGGAAGGAGGGCATCATTTGATGGAGCTGAAACCGCAGTTCACCCATGCGCTAGAACAGCGTTTGCTTAGCGATCTATCCAGAGATGGATTTGAGTCAATTCGCCTGACATGTCAGGTACACCGCACAGCAGAGACGTTGAAAATCGTGGAGGAGGTCCGTGACTGTGATTCTTCGGACCTCCGAGTCAAAGTCATAGACCGTCCGAGCCGAGGCGAAGAGGCCTTAGGTTTGATTTGGGAAGTTGAGCTAGGAGATCATGCCGTGCGCGTAGATCGAGTCAGTGCACTGAGTCATGGTGACTCGGAGTCTGAAGTATTTTCACGGCTGAGAGCGATTTATACATCGAGGCATGACCCCATGGTGCCTGATACTTATCTGTACGATGAACAGGCCATTGAAATCATAGAAGCAATCAAAACTCGGATCAGCCCAGAGAGAGGCGAGTCCTGATTGCTCTAGGAGTTTCCTCTTTGCTGAATTGGATCTTTTCTCTCGTTGCCTCATAAGACAACTCCTCCTATCATCTTCAAAATACTAATTTTCTTTCTGGATTTTGAGGGTTCATGTCGGAACACTATGACGTAGCAATTGTTGGCTCCGGTCCTGGTGGTTTAGGAGCAGCTGCTAACGCCGCGAACCAGAAATTATCTCACATTCTCTTCGAGAAGAATGAGGTCGCGAATACAATTTTTGATTATCAGTTACGGAAGCATGTAATGGCGGAGCCGGGGAAGCTTCCCTTGCGAGCATGTATCGAATTTCAAGCGGCAACCCGAGAAGAGATTTTGGCGAGCTGGAATAAGTCGCTCAACGATCTTGCGGTAAATGTACGGAAAGCAGAAGTAAGGGCTATCGTCAAAGAAGGAGAGATCTTCCGAATTTCTTCTTCTGCTGGAGAGGTGACTGCTACTTCTGTAGTCCTCGCAATCGG encodes the following:
- a CDS encoding dihydroneopterin aldolase, translated to MEIMIEELQVPIRIGCTEEERAFPQILIFDLVLSLTDGKSMESDSLSDTIDYMAVIERIQGITAGKDFHLLEHLSATIGKGLLEAHEKLEAVAISVRKHVSPLTKAVSFSAEFVRSE
- a CDS encoding alpha/beta hydrolase encodes the protein MRVHFSLQTILVLLLATSVFYSGMYQLSLTPPKGKSFAQVETERALTFRYHNQAAEKQALVYIHGKLGSANDIIYSPLKQKLEEQFALFAYDRPGSGHSLERDGYWSWSPDDFSEHLNELLNTEELTEPAILLAHSWGGAIALSYALRYPEKVRGMVLLAPAAYPWPGRFATSPSDWFVSSYVLSEFYLRTVFVPLGKVFGKSVAEAVFSPSPLPQPFIKHVFPLALQPAAFQMAARDTMELREALKKQSIHYPRIESPTIILSSPNDTVVPPQIHGGPLSEALPRGEIRYVENVGHNFIYTASDSIIEAVRDISNQKVPHGKAD
- a CDS encoding MBL fold metallo-hydrolase, with translation MFFRQIYDTSLAQAAYLVGCQKSGEAIVIDPERDVDRYREVAAAEGLQIVAVAETHIHADFLSGAREFAEHDDVMLYLSDEGDQDWKYGWLHSRQSHTAPYRHTLLRDGDCFHIGNIRFDVRHTPGHTPEHISFLVTDEGGGASEPMGILSGDFVFVGDLGRPDLLEVAAGIAAQKEPSARSLLESSVNFLDLPDYLQVWPAHGAGSACGKALGAVPQSTVGYERRFNPGLKLTSEQDRFLAYVLEGQPEPPLYFARMKVQNRDGVPLLPEKPLPEEPLSVSKLTAEEIQNFSVLDTRAWNAFKASHITGALFVPLGASFLSLAGSYVSPEEEIVLVVEAITEFHAAVSALRRIGLDRVSGYILFDDIANCSAEILASTQEIQPTDFLRQYQKDSIFVLDVRSHVEHEQGALAGAVNYPHLLLPKFLQNLPSEQDIYIHCRSGVRSAYSCALLEKEGLHPINIIGGYEALKGSEG
- a CDS encoding uracil phosphoribosyltransferase, coding for MTPQLQIIDHPLIQHKLSLMRDKDTSSGDFRKLLREISYLMAFEVTRDFPISHQRIQTPLTEMKAPFIEGKKLALIAILRAGLGFLDGMLELIPSARVGHIGLFRDPESLEAVEYYFKVPNALEERDCIVVDPMLATGHSACAALDRIKPLRPRSLKFMSLVSAPEGVKELHQHHPDVPIYTAALDDALNDHKYILPGLGDAGDRLFGTK
- a CDS encoding DUF1826 domain-containing protein, translated to MTSPAHEPEKSGRQSRIPSLAEYDFQPLSRHDKARVDSDARDQNGSSLSSQESTSEITLRPHPSISPLINTFSPSPHIERISNALRKEIGISCPNILVKGDHRTNHERKIYSALTKKMKRMNKDERLQVANYLSSLVDLQREYSGSTQFSLSLRTTIPSSRNEAFPGEGFHLDVRGKRLLSTLVGPGMEWVLPEEVYSDKLNLIMNGKSCSQLLRQGAELKQVRETDVVLFEGNRVPHRPPKTDQLRLLCVIDSP